The following coding sequences are from one Lentimicrobiaceae bacterium window:
- a CDS encoding RidA family protein, which translates to MKNTINTDKAPKAIGPYSQAVEANGTLYISGQIPINPETGKIAEGGIKEQTEQVMKNIGAILEAAGYTYANVVKSTCLLSDMDNFAAMNEIYGKYYQLNPPARAAYGVVRLPMGVMVEIETIAVK; encoded by the coding sequence ATGAAAAACACTATCAATACAGATAAAGCACCGAAAGCTATCGGTCCTTACAGCCAGGCAGTGGAAGCCAACGGAACCCTTTACATCAGCGGACAAATTCCCATCAATCCCGAAACCGGAAAGATTGCAGAAGGTGGTATTAAGGAACAAACCGAACAAGTAATGAAAAACATAGGTGCTATACTCGAAGCTGCCGGTTACACTTATGCCAACGTGGTAAAAAGCACCTGCCTGCTCAGTGATATGGATAACTTTGCCGCCATGAATGAGATTTATGGCAAATATTATCAGTTAAACCCACCTGCACGTGCTGCTTATGGTGTAGTTCGCCTGCCAATGGGCGTGATGGTGGAAATTGAAACTATTGCTGTTAAATAA
- a CDS encoding aspartate kinase, whose amino-acid sequence MKIFKFGGASVKNAEAVKNVADIIKMFPSDSLMIVVSAMGKTTNALEKIANTYYSKAVTGQSDFEELKNYHFGIIHELFPYQEHAVYDDALHLFGMLHKLLLTKPSSNFDAEYDRIIPFGELISSCIVYHYLNEAGVSTSLFDARTFIKTDSTFREGKIDWIKTKQATADILLPYFDQGKKTGLTQGFIASSPRNQNVTLGREGSDYTAAILAWCLDAEEVIIWKDVPGLLNADPKYFSKTRKLDHISYRDAIELAYFGASVIHPKTIQPLQNKNIPLKIKSFIHPDEEGSAIGSETDAASRSIPSYIFKPNQVLISISARDFSFIAEQNLKTIFGLFAMQGIRINMMQNSAISFSICTDNDARRINPCIEQLQKDFAVKFNENLELITIRYYTQEVIDRVVAGRKVLLEQRSRLTAQMVVKN is encoded by the coding sequence ATGAAGATATTTAAGTTTGGGGGTGCCTCGGTAAAGAATGCGGAAGCCGTTAAGAATGTTGCGGATATCATTAAGATGTTTCCTTCCGATTCGTTGATGATAGTGGTTTCAGCCATGGGAAAAACTACCAATGCCCTGGAAAAGATTGCAAATACTTATTATTCAAAAGCAGTAACCGGGCAATCTGATTTTGAAGAGTTAAAAAACTACCATTTTGGGATCATCCATGAGCTTTTTCCATATCAGGAACATGCGGTTTACGACGACGCATTGCACTTGTTTGGAATGTTGCACAAACTGTTACTTACCAAACCTTCTTCCAATTTTGATGCAGAATACGATCGTATCATTCCTTTTGGCGAACTGATTTCTTCCTGCATCGTTTACCATTATCTGAACGAAGCCGGCGTAAGTACCTCTTTGTTCGATGCCCGTACTTTCATCAAAACGGATTCCACTTTCCGTGAAGGAAAAATTGATTGGATAAAAACAAAACAGGCAACCGCCGACATTTTATTGCCTTATTTTGATCAGGGTAAAAAAACAGGACTTACCCAGGGATTTATTGCAAGTTCACCGCGCAATCAAAATGTTACGCTGGGGCGCGAAGGTTCCGACTACACTGCTGCCATTCTTGCCTGGTGCCTCGATGCCGAAGAGGTGATCATCTGGAAAGATGTACCGGGGCTACTGAATGCCGACCCAAAATATTTCAGCAAAACCCGCAAACTCGACCATATTTCGTACCGCGATGCCATCGAACTGGCTTATTTCGGTGCAAGTGTAATTCATCCCAAAACCATTCAACCTCTTCAAAACAAAAATATCCCACTAAAGATAAAATCATTTATTCACCCTGATGAGGAAGGCTCTGCCATCGGCAGCGAAACGGATGCTGCCTCCCGTAGCATACCTTCTTACATTTTTAAACCCAACCAGGTGCTCATCTCCATTTCGGCAAGGGATTTTTCGTTTATTGCCGAGCAAAACCTGAAAACCATTTTCGGGCTATTTGCTATGCAGGGAATAAGAATTAACATGATGCAGAATTCAGCCATCAGTTTTTCGATATGTACCGACAATGATGCCCGCAGGATAAATCCTTGTATTGAACAGTTGCAAAAAGACTTTGCCGTTAAGTTCAACGAAAACCTGGAACTGATTACCATACGGTACTATACCCAGGAAGTGATTGACAGGGTGGTAGCCGGGCGAAAGGTGTTGCTGGAACAGCGCAGCCGACTTACGGCACAGATGGTGGTGAAGAATTAG
- a CDS encoding GyrI-like domain-containing protein: MKILRRILLALLAVIVILIAVAYLLPSKVCIERKATIKAPRELVYFHVNYLKSWEKWSHWHKMDTTMKITYSPLTLGKGAFYAWESKNEQLGTGKYIITEAAMYDSICNDMYFMNSPKPTKGGFRFKEIPEGTEIVWWMQSDLGYNPFMRWMGLFFDKMVGKDFEKGLSNLKTLCEGIPPVKVEAVSIPKTIFISIRDTSSMATIGSKMGQIYGELMVFLTKSGAKEIAPPFTIYHSCTATSFDMECGIPVDKVVKPEGRIQNGEMKATNAVVADYYGPYDGTDIGQMAVMRWIKANNKKNTGICWESYITDPMAEKNPDKILTKVYMPIE; this comes from the coding sequence ATGAAAATTTTAAGACGTATTTTATTAGCATTACTTGCAGTAATAGTAATACTTATTGCAGTAGCTTATCTGCTGCCATCCAAAGTTTGCATCGAACGGAAAGCAACGATCAAAGCTCCGCGCGAACTGGTTTATTTCCATGTTAACTATCTTAAAAGCTGGGAAAAATGGTCGCACTGGCATAAGATGGACACTACCATGAAGATCACTTATAGCCCATTGACCTTAGGAAAAGGTGCTTTTTACGCATGGGAAAGCAAAAACGAACAGTTAGGAACCGGCAAATATATAATTACCGAAGCTGCTATGTATGATTCTATTTGCAACGACATGTATTTTATGAATTCGCCAAAACCAACCAAAGGAGGTTTCCGTTTTAAAGAAATTCCCGAAGGCACAGAAATCGTCTGGTGGATGCAAAGCGACCTGGGATATAACCCTTTCATGCGCTGGATGGGTCTTTTCTTTGATAAGATGGTTGGCAAAGATTTTGAAAAAGGATTAAGCAACCTGAAAACGCTTTGCGAAGGCATTCCTCCTGTTAAAGTTGAAGCAGTTAGTATTCCAAAAACTATTTTTATAAGCATACGCGATACCAGCAGCATGGCTACCATCGGATCAAAGATGGGACAAATTTACGGGGAGTTGATGGTTTTCCTGACCAAAAGCGGAGCCAAAGAAATCGCTCCTCCTTTCACCATCTATCACAGTTGTACTGCAACAAGTTTCGACATGGAATGCGGTATTCCTGTGGATAAAGTGGTAAAACCGGAAGGCAGAATCCAAAACGGAGAAATGAAAGCTACCAATGCAGTAGTTGCCGATTATTATGGACCCTATGATGGAACTGACATCGGACAAATGGCAGTGATGCGCTGGATAAAAGCCAATAACAAAAAAAATACCGGCATTTGCTGGGAATCTTACATTACCGATCCTATGGCTGAAAAAAATCCGGATAAAATTCTCACTAAAGTTTATATGCCAATTGAATAA
- a CDS encoding fumarate reductase/succinate dehydrogenase flavoprotein subunit encodes MSKLESKVPKGKLEEKWSNYKAQINLVNPANKRKLDVIVVGTGLAGASAAASLGELGFKVKVFCYQDSPRRAHSIAAQGGINAAKNYQNDGDSIYRLFYDTIKGGDYRAREANVYRLAEVSNNIIDQCVAQGVPFAREYSGLLDNRSFGGAQVSRTFYARGQTGQQLLLGAYGALSRQIHKGNVELYNRHEMMELVTVDGRARGIIARNLITGKLERYFGHAVVLATGGYGNVFFLSTNAMGSNCSAIWKAYKKGAFFANPCYTQIHPTCIPVHGEQQSKLTLMSESLRNDGRIWVPKNQEDAAKVREGKLKANNIPEDARDYYLERRYPAFGNLVPRDVASRAAKERCDAGYGVGETGLAVYLDFAEALQRLGKSVIEERYGNLFQMYEKIVDENPYENPMMIYPAVHYTMGGTWVDYELMTTIPGLYAIGEANFSDHGANRLGASALMQGLADGYFVLPYTIQNYLSPEIHVPRMSTDLPEFAEAENKVKEHFEKLLNIKGSKTVDHFHKELGKIMWENVGMGRNETGMKQAIEKIREVREAFWNDVKIPGTANELNPELEKAGRVADFLELGELLAKDAMHRQESCGGHFREEYQTPEGEAMRDDKDFMYVAAWEYTGDNNEPVLNKEPLNYESIEVKQRNYK; translated from the coding sequence ATGTCGAAACTCGAATCGAAGGTACCCAAAGGGAAACTGGAAGAAAAATGGTCGAACTACAAAGCCCAAATCAACCTGGTAAACCCTGCCAACAAGCGAAAGCTGGATGTGATAGTGGTAGGTACCGGTCTTGCCGGTGCATCGGCAGCAGCATCGCTGGGAGAGTTGGGATTTAAAGTCAAGGTGTTTTGTTACCAGGATAGCCCTCGCCGCGCCCACAGCATAGCCGCCCAGGGAGGTATCAATGCAGCCAAAAACTACCAGAATGATGGCGATAGTATTTATCGTCTTTTCTACGATACCATCAAAGGTGGCGACTATCGCGCACGGGAAGCCAACGTGTATCGTCTGGCAGAAGTCAGCAACAACATCATCGACCAGTGCGTGGCACAGGGTGTTCCCTTTGCCCGTGAGTACAGCGGGCTGCTCGACAATCGTTCCTTTGGTGGAGCACAGGTTTCGCGCACGTTTTATGCCCGTGGACAAACCGGGCAACAACTTCTGCTTGGCGCTTATGGTGCATTAAGCCGTCAGATTCACAAAGGCAATGTGGAATTGTACAATCGTCACGAGATGATGGAACTGGTAACCGTGGACGGACGTGCCCGCGGCATCATTGCCCGTAACCTCATCACCGGCAAGTTGGAACGTTATTTCGGACATGCCGTGGTGCTTGCCACCGGTGGCTATGGCAATGTGTTTTTTCTTTCTACCAATGCCATGGGTTCCAACTGCAGTGCCATCTGGAAAGCTTATAAAAAAGGTGCTTTCTTTGCAAATCCCTGTTACACACAAATACATCCAACCTGCATTCCTGTACACGGCGAACAGCAATCCAAGCTTACGCTGATGAGCGAAAGCCTTCGTAACGACGGCAGGATTTGGGTTCCGAAAAATCAGGAGGATGCTGCAAAAGTCAGGGAAGGAAAGCTTAAGGCAAACAACATACCGGAAGATGCACGGGATTATTATCTTGAGAGACGTTATCCTGCCTTTGGAAACTTAGTACCTCGCGATGTTGCTTCCCGCGCTGCCAAAGAACGTTGCGATGCCGGTTATGGTGTTGGAGAAACCGGTCTTGCCGTCTATCTCGACTTTGCCGAAGCCCTTCAGCGACTGGGGAAGAGTGTGATAGAGGAACGCTATGGCAACCTCTTCCAGATGTATGAAAAGATAGTGGATGAAAATCCTTACGAGAATCCCATGATGATCTACCCAGCGGTACATTACACCATGGGCGGAACCTGGGTGGACTATGAGCTGATGACCACCATCCCAGGATTGTATGCCATCGGCGAAGCCAATTTTTCCGACCACGGAGCCAACCGTCTTGGCGCTTCTGCACTCATGCAGGGACTTGCCGATGGATACTTTGTTTTGCCTTACACCATTCAAAATTACCTTTCCCCGGAAATCCATGTGCCGAGAATGAGTACCGACCTGCCTGAGTTTGCGGAAGCAGAAAACAAAGTAAAAGAGCATTTTGAAAAGCTTTTAAACATCAAAGGCAGCAAAACGGTGGACCATTTCCACAAGGAATTGGGTAAGATAATGTGGGAAAACGTGGGCATGGGACGTAATGAAACTGGTATGAAACAAGCGATTGAAAAAATCCGGGAGGTAAGAGAAGCTTTCTGGAACGACGTAAAGATTCCCGGAACTGCCAACGAACTGAACCCGGAACTGGAGAAAGCCGGTCGTGTTGCCGACTTTCTTGAACTTGGTGAACTGCTGGCAAAAGATGCCATGCACCGCCAGGAAAGTTGCGGTGGACATTTCCGCGAAGAATATCAAACCCCGGAAGGAGAAGCCATGCGCGACGACAAAGATTTTATGTATGTAGCTGCCTGGGAATATACTGGCGACAACAACGAACCCGTGCTGAACAAGGAACCTCTGAATTACGAATCCATTGAAGTGAAACAGAGAAATTATAAGTAG
- a CDS encoding four helix bundle protein, with protein MSYELGMNKIVSYKDLEVWKKGMLLVTEVYSLTNSFPKDEIFGLSSQIRRAAVSIPANIAEDWGCENIKSYVQFLRVAKGSLFELETELEIAANLKYISK; from the coding sequence ATGAGCTATGAGTTAGGGATGAATAAGATTGTTTCATATAAGGATTTAGAGGTTTGGAAGAAGGGAATGCTTTTGGTAACAGAAGTTTATTCCCTTACCAACTCATTTCCAAAAGACGAAATCTTTGGTTTATCCAGTCAGATTCGCAGAGCTGCCGTTTCTATTCCTGCAAATATTGCAGAAGACTGGGGATGCGAAAATATCAAATCCTATGTCCAATTTCTAAGAGTTGCTAAAGGTTCCTTATTTGAGCTGGAAACAGAACTCGAAATAGCTGCTAATTTAAAATATATCTCAAAATGA
- a CDS encoding succinate dehydrogenase/fumarate reductase iron-sulfur subunit, with product MDFTLKIWRQKDAKAKGKFATYFINNIPSSTSFLEMLDILNEQLVLKGEEPVAFDHDCREGICGMCSLYINGRPHGPDDAITTCQLHMRKFKDGDTIVIEPWRARGFPVIKDLMVDRYAFDKIIQAGGFVSVNTGGMPDANAILIAKEKADMAMDAAACIGCGACVAACKNASAMLFVSAKVAHLALLPQGKVETMQRVQNMVAEMDRLGFGNCTNTYACEAECPKNIKVINIARMNREFIKAKVCAHKKVG from the coding sequence ATGGACTTTACACTAAAGATATGGAGGCAGAAGGATGCCAAAGCAAAAGGAAAGTTTGCTACCTATTTCATAAACAATATTCCTTCGAGTACTTCCTTTTTGGAGATGCTCGACATTTTAAACGAGCAATTGGTACTAAAAGGTGAAGAGCCGGTAGCTTTCGACCACGACTGCCGCGAAGGTATCTGCGGGATGTGTAGCCTGTACATCAACGGGCGCCCGCACGGGCCTGACGATGCCATCACTACCTGCCAGCTCCACATGCGTAAGTTCAAAGATGGCGACACCATTGTGATAGAACCCTGGCGTGCCAGAGGTTTCCCGGTGATTAAAGACCTGATGGTGGACCGTTATGCTTTCGACAAGATAATACAGGCGGGTGGGTTTGTGTCGGTGAATACCGGTGGTATGCCCGATGCCAATGCCATACTCATAGCCAAGGAAAAAGCGGATATGGCAATGGATGCCGCTGCCTGCATAGGTTGCGGTGCCTGTGTTGCTGCCTGCAAAAATGCTTCGGCTATGTTGTTTGTGTCGGCAAAGGTGGCACACTTAGCTCTTTTGCCGCAAGGCAAAGTAGAAACCATGCAACGGGTACAAAACATGGTGGCCGAGATGGACCGCTTAGGTTTTGGCAACTGTACCAATACCTATGCCTGCGAAGCCGAATGTCCCAAAAACATCAAGGTAATCAATATTGCCAGGATGAACCGTGAGTTTATCAAAGCAAAAGTGTGTGCACATAAAAAAGTGGGTTAG
- a CDS encoding restriction endonuclease: MNYWTDLSIEYANQRSYLDDLFQVYPTIPEGIRNIDTNAWNNIEKAFEKKNNKTLITELLNLDLFPIKDSYIAYLKRDRTSIDRNPKTINRICGRLYEMGLNKIYERCSEPKETNRQIGPFFKRWVNSKALGIQPVNFDEFINDNEDAILNGSDKQLMDFASEVLNYKHNKGLDFIARFNGKYVIGEAKFLTDYGGHQNAQFNDAISTVTSENVNAIKIAILDGVLYIRNNSKMYKDIATIHADLHIMSSLVLREFLYQI; the protein is encoded by the coding sequence ATGAATTACTGGACAGACTTAAGCATAGAATATGCCAATCAAAGATCGTATCTTGATGATCTTTTTCAGGTATATCCCACTATCCCGGAAGGCATAAGGAATATAGATACGAATGCCTGGAACAACATAGAAAAGGCATTCGAAAAGAAAAATAATAAAACGCTGATAACCGAACTACTCAATCTTGACCTTTTTCCCATTAAAGACAGCTATATCGCTTATTTGAAAAGAGACCGAACTTCTATTGATCGTAATCCGAAAACTATTAACAGAATATGCGGACGGCTTTATGAGATGGGACTTAACAAGATTTACGAACGTTGTAGCGAGCCAAAGGAAACCAACCGGCAAATCGGACCTTTTTTCAAGCGTTGGGTAAACAGTAAAGCGTTAGGAATTCAACCGGTAAATTTTGATGAATTTATCAACGATAATGAAGATGCAATTTTAAATGGTAGTGATAAACAGTTAATGGATTTTGCATCGGAAGTATTAAACTACAAGCACAACAAAGGGCTTGATTTTATTGCCCGTTTCAATGGGAAATACGTTATAGGAGAAGCCAAATTTCTTACAGATTATGGCGGGCATCAAAACGCCCAGTTCAACGATGCCATCAGCACCGTTACAAGTGAAAATGTAAACGCAATAAAAATAGCCATACTGGATGGTGTACTTTACATCAGAAATAATAGTAAAATGTATAAAGACATCGCTACCATCCATGCCGATCTTCACATCATGAGTAGTTTGGTTTTACGTGAATTTCTTTATCAAATTTGA
- a CDS encoding site-specific DNA-methyltransferase has protein sequence MKLHYIHKKTEQVIFNDIPDIELEQVNNSSEKNLLIRANNLNTLKQLITRYNLAGKIDLVYIDPPFATNNTFTISEGRANTISNSANDTIAYKDTLKGADFIEFLRERLILLKMLLSDRGSIYLHIDYKIGHYVKVMMDEIFGIENFRNDITRIKCNPKNFSRKGYGNIKDLILFYSKTDNLIWNEPKSNYTEEDKIRLFPKKDKEGRRYTTIPLHAPGETQKGNSSKPFKDILPPKGRHWRSDVKILEQWDEEGLIEWSDNGNPRKKIYFDEQEGKRIQDIWEFKDPQYPVYPTEKNADLLDLIIKTSSDENSIVLDCFCGSGTTLKAAQLNGRHWIGIDQSEEALKVTMSKLNDISGDLFTPQTNYQLLIEKTEIACHNVQAV, from the coding sequence GTGAAGCTACATTATATTCATAAAAAAACAGAACAGGTAATATTCAACGATATTCCTGATATTGAATTGGAACAGGTAAATAACAGTTCTGAAAAAAATCTGCTCATCCGTGCAAATAATTTAAACACATTAAAGCAACTCATCACAAGATACAATCTGGCAGGAAAAATTGATTTGGTGTATATTGATCCCCCATTTGCAACCAATAATACTTTCACCATTTCGGAAGGAAGGGCTAATACTATTAGCAACAGCGCAAATGATACAATTGCATACAAAGATACCCTGAAAGGGGCTGATTTTATCGAATTTTTGCGCGAACGTCTTATTTTGCTTAAAATGCTTTTATCCGACCGTGGCTCTATTTATTTGCATATTGATTATAAAATCGGACATTATGTAAAAGTGATGATGGATGAGATTTTCGGAATAGAAAATTTTAGAAACGATATCACAAGAATAAAATGTAATCCGAAAAATTTTAGCCGGAAAGGCTACGGCAATATAAAAGACCTTATTCTTTTTTATTCAAAAACGGATAACCTGATCTGGAACGAACCTAAAAGCAATTATACAGAAGAAGACAAGATTCGTCTTTTCCCCAAAAAAGATAAAGAAGGAAGGCGCTATACTACTATACCGTTGCATGCTCCCGGCGAAACACAAAAAGGAAATTCTTCCAAGCCTTTCAAAGACATACTTCCACCCAAAGGCAGGCACTGGAGAAGTGATGTGAAAATATTAGAACAATGGGATGAGGAGGGACTCATTGAGTGGAGTGATAATGGGAACCCCCGGAAAAAAATTTATTTCGACGAACAGGAAGGAAAGCGGATACAGGACATCTGGGAGTTTAAAGACCCTCAATACCCAGTGTATCCTACCGAAAAAAATGCTGATTTATTGGATTTGATAATAAAAACATCTTCCGATGAAAACAGCATTGTGCTCGATTGTTTTTGTGGCTCAGGTACTACCCTAAAAGCAGCACAACTTAATGGCAGGCATTGGATAGGCATTGATCAGTCGGAAGAAGCCCTTAAAGTAACTATGAGCAAACTAAACGATATTTCGGGAGACCTTTTTACTCCTCAAACAAATTATCAACTGCTCATAGAAAAAACAGAAATCGCTTGCCATAACGTACAAGCAGTTTAA